A single Curtobacterium sp. MCJR17_020 DNA region contains:
- a CDS encoding glycosyltransferase family 39 protein, translating to MSGTSTVTPVRSTLLSARLRSVGRSRTDPARWERPAFLGLLVATGVLYLVGLGVNGWANSFYSAAIQAGSQSWEAFFYGSSDAANAITVDKPPAFLWVIGVSVRLFGLNSWSILVPQALMGVASVAILYRIVRRRFTAGAALVAGAALAVTPVATLMFRYNNPDALLTLLVVGAIALTLRGVESGRMRWVVWAGVLVGLGFLTKQLQAFLVLPPLVGVYLYASPRPVLRRVGHLLAAAVAVVVSAGWWVAIVELVPASSRPYIGGSQTNSFLELTFGYNGLGRVTGDEDGSVVPGGGTTGAGSWGSTGLTRLFGSEFATQITWLLPTALVLLVVAVVAVGVRKRTDPRLATVLVLGASLLTTGLVFSFMGGIFHPYYTVALAPYIAGLVGIGAGVLWQRRPVLAWRITAAVTVAVTGAWSFRLLDETASWQPWIRWVVLASAAVGSVLVLLPPRRRSIGAATVAAVLVAALLGPTASSVQTASVAHSGAIPSAGPAVARGTGGGGATPGGTAPGGGTAPGGGTAPGSTPPGASTGGATRAAPTGGAANLLGGSTEVSSELVAVLSADAGDATWLAATVGSNSAASYQLATGDPVMAIGGYNGTDPAPTLAQFRSEVAAGAIHWFIAGSSSGSGSTTNSDSTTADQITAWVAANFTSTTVDGVTLYDLTAAS from the coding sequence ATGTCAGGCACGTCGACCGTCACCCCCGTCCGTTCCACCCTGCTGTCCGCGCGACTGCGATCGGTCGGCCGCAGCCGGACGGACCCGGCGCGGTGGGAGCGACCAGCGTTCCTCGGGCTGCTCGTGGCGACCGGGGTGCTGTACCTCGTCGGTCTCGGCGTGAACGGGTGGGCGAACTCGTTCTACTCGGCCGCGATCCAGGCCGGCAGCCAGAGCTGGGAGGCGTTCTTCTACGGTTCCTCCGACGCCGCGAACGCGATCACGGTCGACAAGCCGCCGGCGTTCCTCTGGGTGATCGGGGTGTCGGTCCGCCTGTTCGGGCTGAACTCGTGGTCGATCCTCGTCCCCCAGGCGCTGATGGGCGTGGCCTCGGTGGCGATCCTGTACCGGATCGTCCGTCGCCGGTTCACGGCGGGCGCCGCGCTGGTCGCCGGAGCCGCCCTCGCCGTGACCCCGGTGGCGACACTGATGTTCCGCTACAACAACCCGGACGCGCTCCTGACGCTCCTGGTGGTCGGGGCGATCGCGCTGACCCTGCGCGGTGTCGAGTCCGGACGGATGCGCTGGGTGGTCTGGGCCGGCGTGCTCGTCGGACTCGGGTTCCTGACGAAGCAGCTGCAGGCGTTCCTCGTGCTGCCGCCGCTGGTCGGGGTGTACCTGTACGCGTCGCCGCGGCCGGTGCTGCGACGCGTCGGCCACCTGCTGGCGGCAGCCGTCGCCGTCGTCGTGTCGGCGGGGTGGTGGGTCGCCATCGTCGAGCTCGTGCCCGCGTCGTCCCGGCCGTACATCGGCGGCTCGCAGACGAACAGCTTCCTCGAGCTCACCTTCGGGTACAACGGGCTCGGCCGGGTCACCGGCGACGAGGACGGCAGCGTGGTGCCGGGCGGGGGTACCACGGGGGCCGGTTCGTGGGGTTCGACCGGCCTGACCCGGCTGTTCGGCTCGGAGTTCGCGACGCAGATCACCTGGCTCCTGCCGACCGCCCTGGTGCTCCTCGTCGTCGCAGTGGTCGCGGTCGGCGTCCGGAAGCGCACCGACCCGAGGCTCGCCACGGTCCTGGTCCTCGGGGCATCGCTGCTGACGACCGGCCTGGTGTTCAGCTTCATGGGTGGGATCTTCCACCCGTACTACACGGTCGCGCTCGCACCGTACATCGCCGGACTGGTGGGCATCGGGGCCGGGGTGCTCTGGCAGCGTCGTCCGGTCCTCGCCTGGCGGATCACGGCCGCCGTCACGGTCGCGGTGACGGGAGCGTGGTCGTTCCGGCTGCTCGACGAGACGGCTTCGTGGCAGCCCTGGATCCGGTGGGTGGTGCTGGCGTCCGCGGCTGTCGGGAGCGTCCTCGTGCTCCTGCCGCCCCGCCGACGGAGCATCGGCGCAGCGACCGTGGCGGCGGTGCTCGTCGCGGCGCTGCTCGGACCCACGGCGTCCTCGGTGCAGACGGCGTCCGTCGCGCACAGCGGCGCGATCCCCTCGGCCGGCCCCGCCGTCGCCCGCGGCACGGGTGGCGGCGGAGCCACCCCCGGTGGCACCGCCCCCGGCGGTGGCACCGCCCCCGGCGGCGGAACCGCACCCGGTAGCACACCGCCCGGCGCGAGCACGGGTGGCGCGACCCGGGCCGCCCCGACCGGAGGCGCCGCGAACCTGCTCGGCGGCTCGACGGAGGTCTCGAGCGAGCTCGTCGCCGTCCTGTCCGCCGATGCCGGTGACGCCACATGGCTCGCCGCGACCGTCGGCTCCAACAGCGCCGCGAGCTACCAGCTGGCGACGGGCGACCCGGTGATGGCGATCGGCGGCTACAACGGCACGGACCCCGCCCCGACGCTCGCACAGTTCCGGTCCGAGGTAGCAGCCGGTGCGATCCACTGGTTCATCGCCGGCTCATCCTCCGGGTCCGGCTCGACCACCAACTCGGACAGCACGACTGCCGACCAGATCACGGCGTGGGTCGCGGCGAACTTCACGTCGACGACCGTGGACGGTGTGACCCTCTACGACCTCACGGCCGCCTCGTGA
- a CDS encoding S1 family peptidase: MKKSIAAAFAAAAVITAGVFAASPASALPASTKVVGGEKAPTTSWAVQLEASGGSIPSGYVSNCTGEQINASWILTARHCIDGIGAMNVYHSNSTTNRGTAVAVDRVSASPAGDIALVHLRTAYSLSTYAPLDLTATAKSSGTGTIQGYGLRANATQSDGLYQATVSLTGASTDAYSGRAQHLTGVTGASNHGDSGGPLLVNGKVVAVCSTGDSADPGADTKAGSNYALLSQASSWIKTTAGV, encoded by the coding sequence ATGAAGAAGTCCATCGCAGCCGCGTTCGCCGCCGCGGCCGTCATCACCGCGGGTGTGTTCGCCGCGTCACCCGCCTCGGCACTGCCGGCCAGCACGAAGGTCGTCGGCGGCGAGAAGGCCCCCACCACTTCGTGGGCGGTCCAGCTCGAGGCCTCGGGCGGCTCCATCCCGTCGGGCTACGTCAGCAACTGCACCGGCGAGCAGATCAACGCCTCGTGGATCCTCACCGCCCGTCACTGCATCGACGGCATCGGCGCGATGAACGTCTACCACTCGAACTCCACGACCAACCGGGGCACGGCCGTCGCCGTCGACCGCGTCAGTGCCTCGCCCGCGGGCGACATCGCCCTCGTCCACCTGCGGACCGCCTACTCGCTGTCCACCTACGCGCCCCTCGACCTCACCGCGACCGCCAAGTCGAGCGGGACCGGCACCATCCAGGGTTACGGCCTGCGCGCGAACGCGACCCAGTCCGACGGGCTCTACCAGGCCACCGTCTCGCTCACCGGCGCGAGCACCGATGCCTACAGCGGTCGTGCCCAGCACCTCACGGGCGTGACCGGCGCCTCGAACCACGGCGACTCCGGCGGGCCGCTGCTCGTGAACGGCAAGGTCGTCGCCGTCTGCTCCACCGGTGACAGCGCCGACCCCGGCGCGGACACCAAGGCCGGCTCCAACTACGCCCTGCTGTCGCAGGCCTCGTCCTGGATCAAGACCACGGCCGGCGTCTGA
- a CDS encoding glycoside hydrolase family 16 protein, whose amino-acid sequence MMHTTRKRRLVALTVAGAAALALGAGPVLQGADPANAASGDVVWSQDFDGAAGSAPDRSAWTNETGGGGWGNNELEDYTDSRDNSALDGQGNLVITAKREADGSYTSARLTTQGKYTPRYGRVEARIQIPRGQGIWPAFWMLGSDLPQVGWPNSGEVDVMENVGYEPATVHGTVHGPGYSGGQGITSSYQHPQGWSFADTFHTFAVDWKPGSITWSVDGVAYKTVTPADTGGNPWVFDKPFFIVLNLAVGGSWPGYPDGTTQFPQQMKIDYVRVIDNS is encoded by the coding sequence ATGATGCACACCACTCGGAAGCGGCGACTGGTCGCTCTCACGGTCGCCGGAGCGGCGGCCCTCGCACTCGGTGCGGGCCCCGTCCTGCAGGGAGCGGACCCCGCGAACGCCGCGAGCGGCGACGTGGTCTGGTCGCAGGACTTCGACGGAGCCGCGGGCAGCGCACCGGATCGATCGGCGTGGACGAACGAGACCGGCGGCGGCGGCTGGGGCAACAACGAGCTCGAGGACTACACCGACTCGCGCGACAACTCGGCGCTCGACGGGCAGGGCAACCTGGTCATCACGGCGAAGCGCGAGGCCGACGGTTCGTACACCAGCGCCCGACTCACGACGCAGGGCAAGTACACGCCCCGGTACGGCCGCGTCGAGGCCCGGATCCAGATCCCCCGCGGCCAGGGCATCTGGCCCGCGTTCTGGATGCTCGGCTCCGACCTGCCCCAGGTCGGCTGGCCGAACTCCGGCGAGGTCGACGTGATGGAGAACGTCGGGTACGAGCCGGCAACGGTGCACGGCACGGTCCACGGGCCCGGGTACTCCGGCGGCCAGGGCATCACGTCGAGCTACCAGCACCCACAGGGGTGGTCGTTCGCGGACACGTTCCACACGTTCGCGGTCGACTGGAAGCCCGGATCGATCACCTGGTCGGTCGACGGTGTCGCGTACAAGACGGTCACGCCGGCCGACACGGGTGGCAACCCGTGGGTCTTCGACAAGCCGTTCTTCATCGTGCTGAACCTCGCCGTCGGCGGCAGCTGGCCGGGCTACCCGGACGGCACGACGCAGTTCCCGCAGCAGATGAAGATCGACTACGTCCGTGTGATCGACAACTCCTGA